A single Verrucomicrobiaceae bacterium DNA region contains:
- a CDS encoding DUF3857 domain-containing protein, producing the protein MKTSLSIAALFSVLMSGAGLAQPVSTRPPRDYTALIAPLLVPLETVLKNAGEPPKDAEHGWIILDETLQHVRTDGTRLIVEHQICRAISQSGAEGLGREVNAYRLSTQTPHLVLARSIQPDGLRQEVKPEACFLQTPQREADYDLYNDSGELVVIFPNVKPGTVTEFIIVTEEKKPRIPGHYVTSFDFRYGWPVRQLRAVSELPADYAKRLNLTPLGAGVPDPVVEKLKSGRQRWTWEVERTLPTRSEPGRAPYDQTGPLVRLNTLRDWTEFADWYRPLAEKNLVLGKKLEAEVEKWTAAAKSPREVLDILHTHVANDVRYVGLEFGSCDIEPHTASEVWDHQYGDCKDKASLLAALLRHKNIPAHLVLVNTNHLGRVERRCADWRDFNHAILVADLPDGPVFCDPTIEGSAPGMLAPSSAERDVLVMSKPERWMRTPGQDAGHYAMNLDAQMSATGELSGWATLEADGYLGTYFQNIEKTSTREQLKDRLRKHLEDVWQGAGVIDIKTMARESGAPYRIQAYFIVPSSGSPTLRFPFDVSYLPDFGSGEARQTDAFMWRDRNSTHSVITLPTGVRPASVPAPLTVTHEHGSGTGRWNLEGGKLHAELSFQVKSSRLPAAEVQDFMESVAALRAWLDKPVTMETAGNVGPDGAGAPPADSLATMPRMPSGEGQIDLIAERFPLDGDLNLRRKAYEKMIEWFPKDAHAQFFAQTQIAYVEHMQEKHAEAVRRLRGLLAAQKGSMPVEDSAFAEYVLAIALRGQKQDAGALELLEGIARHKEISTFRRAWAQTVRSQILEEKEPAKALEAAQAGLDLHDGDVAALLQSVCILHARLGQAEPLKKSVAAFLAKETPRTAEQMRALAASVNDLALEKPADARLLAETLAAFGEEDRFGKQYNDALASARVRSEAQGLFGGIRERLNTWLAAHPDDLPAWQVPDTLKTQEDFTAAIEKALQRENYDYAELTRLAVESLVRFEPGAWYGERLWRAATYVELLDRKQVTAAPPPLMMQLIELCESTPPQSDPHVEARFLRALMLKRRDQRAEEAEILRELIQRPGIDDGYRLSAIDRVKDCAVARGKPTEVFEVLRLLRKYPTYYSVPTSLLEGILLALETGDEKTAFELLGDLRAIKPAITAKTTAADHVTSFLKLAEDEKALRAWWEHSARWWPVWQAFERDHLPARDVKDPLVPVIPSLSAFGEQLRKNSDAGLHKDVLDSVRLLGHAARWQPGMAVELCTLASMGLPALEKIVADYRKLVIAIHDVGGFTEAVQSARVAIWAAIAHIDGTSPQSGIDIARAYLEKNGSKDDFGLTMLRLWAVAAVKTGKDLAAPTAALVKRLASSDPNGNRAMTVKSLAGLYQKQNMRAEELALLKAEIDDQRNKDAGDGLTQLRQRYETLLDGGGGGDGPALAVKAWLSTQKPAWYDHMRPKDLKDEKAADPDEAMAPGNEKSLTIPEAVKLCCLVALDSEQPEQRRLSAVQYLGWYLPVISSDMQAFKSGLDALKNEKNLPRPVRAFTIWLAARKSYWNDLHAPLRHALAEPLLDHLREDLSGELAAIRRYARVDPQDLDATEALATEILKGTLDYISLESLQRCIRRLAEAGSSEPVLPLRTPVSGAHRLAEAGRLEQARRHYKAMSTARYDEESARQKAAQQLAALKTINAAQKLKPVHDALKAWFLASHVAKSPGAKPVPEPMDSDDPLDMPDEEKLQLFRQQVQKSSWPREDLDFWIHVVQALPRNEKLVPAALEMLHIALEKAPDDEIRANLVDDASGLVDLDDPPTLAKLDEVLKPWRARQDMPSTQDALRLHDFTMKLRVGQEVDLFAALATLQTPNRQSFARARLLTALVAREDKAGLKRLINMIEPDELLGRGLIDESIHAYRLLDMKDEQELATDQMRQIIERELIGAWMSPHGDKATAVVYFATQLEDPSLVPTEFTTYISSRLRDPHEKWFFIAKDAFLRRDWEKCAQAAKEGIKIFSTIYDYHYLLGMAEAALGHKDAAITALSTYVKFDHNTREATLANKRLAELRKP; encoded by the coding sequence ATGAAAACGAGCCTTTCAATTGCCGCGTTATTCAGTGTGTTGATGAGTGGGGCAGGACTGGCGCAGCCGGTTTCGACACGTCCGCCAAGGGATTATACTGCCCTGATCGCGCCGCTGCTGGTGCCGCTGGAGACAGTGCTGAAAAACGCGGGCGAACCGCCGAAGGATGCTGAGCATGGATGGATCATTCTCGACGAGACATTGCAACACGTGCGCACAGACGGCACCCGTCTCATCGTGGAGCACCAGATCTGCCGCGCCATCTCCCAAAGCGGTGCGGAGGGGCTGGGGCGCGAGGTGAACGCCTACCGGCTCAGCACGCAGACGCCGCACCTGGTGCTGGCGCGCAGCATTCAGCCGGACGGACTGCGCCAAGAGGTGAAGCCCGAGGCCTGCTTTCTGCAAACCCCGCAGCGAGAGGCAGACTACGACCTGTACAACGACAGCGGGGAGCTGGTGGTCATCTTTCCGAATGTGAAGCCGGGCACGGTGACGGAGTTCATCATCGTCACAGAGGAGAAAAAGCCGCGCATCCCGGGGCATTACGTGACCTCATTTGATTTTCGCTACGGCTGGCCAGTGCGGCAACTCCGCGCCGTCTCCGAACTGCCTGCGGACTATGCAAAACGGCTGAACCTCACGCCGCTCGGGGCCGGCGTGCCCGATCCGGTCGTGGAAAAGCTGAAAAGCGGCCGTCAGCGCTGGACCTGGGAGGTGGAGCGCACACTGCCCACACGCAGTGAGCCAGGACGCGCGCCTTACGACCAGACGGGGCCGCTCGTGCGGCTGAACACGCTGCGTGATTGGACGGAATTCGCCGACTGGTATCGCCCGCTGGCGGAAAAGAACCTCGTTTTGGGCAAAAAGCTCGAGGCAGAGGTGGAGAAGTGGACCGCTGCCGCGAAGTCGCCGCGCGAGGTGCTGGACATCCTGCACACACACGTGGCGAATGACGTGCGCTATGTGGGGCTGGAGTTTGGCAGTTGTGACATCGAGCCGCATACAGCCTCGGAGGTTTGGGACCACCAGTATGGCGACTGCAAGGACAAGGCATCGCTGCTGGCGGCCCTTTTGCGGCACAAAAACATCCCCGCGCATCTCGTGCTGGTGAACACGAATCACCTCGGCCGGGTAGAGAGGCGCTGCGCGGACTGGCGTGACTTCAATCATGCCATCCTTGTCGCCGACCTGCCTGATGGGCCGGTGTTTTGCGATCCGACTATCGAGGGCTCCGCGCCGGGCATGCTGGCTCCGAGCAGCGCGGAGCGTGATGTGCTTGTGATGTCGAAACCCGAGCGCTGGATGCGTACGCCTGGACAAGATGCCGGCCATTACGCGATGAATCTGGACGCGCAGATGTCCGCGACAGGCGAGCTCTCCGGCTGGGCCACGCTGGAGGCAGACGGGTATCTCGGCACCTATTTCCAAAACATCGAGAAGACCAGCACGCGCGAGCAGTTGAAGGACCGCCTGCGCAAGCACCTCGAAGATGTTTGGCAGGGAGCAGGCGTGATCGACATCAAAACGATGGCGCGGGAGTCTGGAGCGCCCTATCGCATCCAGGCCTATTTCATCGTGCCGTCCTCGGGATCGCCAACGCTGCGTTTTCCCTTCGATGTGAGCTACCTGCCGGACTTTGGCTCAGGTGAGGCGCGTCAGACGGACGCCTTCATGTGGCGTGACCGGAACAGCACGCATTCCGTGATCACGTTGCCGACAGGCGTGCGCCCGGCATCGGTGCCGGCTCCATTGACCGTCACGCATGAGCACGGCAGCGGCACCGGACGGTGGAATCTGGAAGGTGGGAAGCTACATGCGGAGCTGAGCTTTCAGGTGAAATCATCCCGCCTGCCTGCGGCAGAAGTGCAGGACTTCATGGAGTCGGTGGCGGCGCTGCGCGCGTGGCTGGACAAACCGGTAACAATGGAGACGGCGGGAAATGTAGGGCCGGACGGCGCGGGTGCTCCGCCTGCGGATTCGTTGGCCACCATGCCCCGCATGCCGAGCGGCGAGGGCCAGATCGACCTTATCGCGGAGCGTTTTCCGCTTGATGGCGACTTGAACCTACGCCGGAAGGCCTACGAAAAGATGATTGAATGGTTTCCGAAGGACGCGCACGCACAGTTCTTTGCGCAGACGCAGATCGCCTACGTGGAGCACATGCAAGAAAAGCACGCGGAGGCCGTGCGGCGGCTGCGCGGCCTGCTCGCGGCGCAAAAAGGTAGCATGCCGGTCGAGGATAGCGCGTTCGCGGAGTATGTGCTCGCCATCGCGCTGCGCGGCCAGAAGCAGGACGCCGGGGCGCTGGAGCTGCTGGAGGGGATCGCCAGGCACAAGGAGATCAGCACCTTCCGCCGCGCCTGGGCACAAACCGTGCGCAGCCAGATCTTGGAGGAAAAAGAGCCAGCAAAAGCACTCGAAGCCGCGCAGGCCGGCCTGGACCTACATGATGGCGATGTAGCCGCGCTGCTGCAGAGTGTTTGCATCCTGCATGCACGGCTCGGCCAGGCGGAACCGCTGAAAAAATCCGTCGCCGCGTTCCTGGCCAAAGAAACGCCGCGCACTGCGGAGCAGATGCGCGCTCTGGCGGCCTCGGTGAACGACCTCGCACTCGAAAAGCCGGCCGATGCGCGCCTGCTCGCGGAAACTCTCGCCGCTTTTGGCGAAGAGGATCGCTTTGGAAAGCAATACAATGACGCGCTCGCCTCCGCGCGGGTGCGATCGGAGGCTCAGGGCCTGTTTGGCGGCATCCGTGAGCGTCTGAATACATGGCTCGCCGCGCATCCGGACGATCTGCCTGCATGGCAGGTGCCGGACACGCTGAAGACGCAGGAGGACTTCACCGCCGCCATCGAGAAGGCTCTCCAGCGCGAGAACTACGACTACGCGGAGCTCACGCGGCTCGCGGTCGAGTCGCTCGTGCGCTTCGAGCCCGGCGCATGGTATGGCGAGCGACTGTGGCGCGCCGCGACCTATGTCGAGCTACTTGACCGCAAACAGGTCACCGCCGCGCCACCGCCGCTGATGATGCAGCTCATCGAGCTATGTGAATCTACGCCGCCGCAGAGCGATCCGCACGTGGAGGCGCGCTTCCTGCGCGCGCTCATGCTGAAGCGCCGCGACCAGCGCGCAGAAGAAGCCGAAATCCTGCGTGAACTCATCCAGCGGCCTGGCATTGATGATGGTTACCGCCTCAGTGCCATTGATCGCGTGAAGGACTGCGCGGTCGCGCGCGGGAAGCCTACGGAAGTATTTGAGGTGCTGCGGCTGTTGCGGAAATACCCCACCTACTACTCCGTGCCCACGAGTCTGCTGGAGGGCATCCTTCTCGCACTCGAAACTGGTGATGAAAAAACCGCGTTCGAGCTGCTCGGCGACCTGCGCGCCATCAAACCCGCCATAACTGCAAAGACCACGGCGGCTGACCACGTCACCTCGTTCCTGAAACTCGCCGAGGATGAAAAGGCTCTCCGTGCATGGTGGGAGCACAGCGCGCGCTGGTGGCCCGTGTGGCAGGCCTTTGAGCGTGATCACCTTCCCGCGCGGGATGTGAAAGATCCGCTTGTTCCCGTCATTCCATCCCTCAGTGCGTTTGGCGAGCAATTGCGCAAAAACAGCGATGCAGGGCTTCACAAGGACGTGCTCGACTCCGTGCGCCTGCTCGGTCACGCGGCACGCTGGCAGCCCGGCATGGCCGTGGAGCTCTGCACGCTCGCCAGCATGGGCCTTCCCGCATTGGAGAAGATCGTGGCGGATTACAGGAAGCTCGTCATCGCCATCCATGATGTCGGCGGATTCACAGAAGCAGTTCAATCCGCCCGCGTCGCGATCTGGGCGGCCATTGCTCACATCGACGGCACCTCGCCGCAGTCCGGCATCGACATCGCCCGCGCTTACCTGGAGAAAAACGGTTCCAAAGATGACTTCGGTCTCACTATGCTGCGGCTGTGGGCCGTTGCCGCGGTCAAAACCGGCAAAGACCTCGCCGCCCCGACCGCTGCGCTCGTCAAGCGCCTCGCCAGCTCCGATCCGAATGGCAACCGCGCGATGACGGTCAAATCCCTGGCCGGCCTTTATCAAAAACAGAACATGCGTGCCGAGGAACTCGCGCTGCTGAAGGCGGAAATCGACGATCAGCGCAACAAAGACGCCGGAGATGGCCTCACCCAGCTCCGTCAGCGCTACGAGACGCTGCTGGATGGCGGAGGAGGTGGCGATGGACCAGCGCTCGCCGTCAAAGCCTGGCTCAGCACCCAAAAACCCGCCTGGTATGACCACATGCGCCCGAAGGATCTCAAGGACGAGAAAGCAGCCGACCCGGACGAGGCCATGGCACCGGGCAATGAAAAGTCACTCACCATACCGGAGGCGGTAAAGCTTTGCTGCCTCGTCGCACTGGATTCCGAGCAGCCGGAGCAGCGGCGCTTAAGCGCTGTGCAGTATCTTGGTTGGTATCTGCCTGTCATCTCCTCGGACATGCAGGCCTTCAAAAGCGGGCTCGATGCGCTCAAGAACGAAAAGAACCTGCCGCGTCCGGTTCGTGCCTTCACCATCTGGCTCGCGGCACGCAAAAGCTACTGGAACGACCTCCACGCCCCGCTGCGCCACGCGCTGGCCGAGCCCCTGCTCGATCATCTGCGCGAAGATTTGTCTGGCGAGCTCGCCGCCATCCGCCGCTATGCCCGTGTCGATCCGCAGGACCTCGACGCCACCGAAGCGCTGGCTACGGAAATTCTCAAAGGCACGCTCGACTACATCTCGCTCGAGTCCCTCCAGCGCTGCATCCGTCGCCTAGCCGAAGCAGGTAGCAGTGAACCTGTGCTGCCATTGAGAACACCCGTCTCGGGCGCGCACCGTCTCGCCGAAGCGGGCCGATTGGAGCAGGCGCGTCGTCATTATAAGGCCATGTCCACCGCCCGCTACGATGAGGAGTCCGCACGCCAAAAAGCCGCGCAGCAGCTTGCGGCCCTGAAAACCATCAACGCGGCCCAAAAGCTCAAACCCGTTCATGATGCCCTCAAGGCCTGGTTCCTCGCCAGCCACGTCGCCAAGTCTCCAGGGGCCAAACCTGTGCCGGAGCCCATGGATTCGGACGACCCGCTCGACATGCCGGATGAGGAAAAGCTCCAATTGTTCCGCCAGCAGGTGCAAAAGAGCTCCTGGCCGCGCGAGGATCTCGATTTTTGGATTCACGTCGTCCAAGCACTGCCGCGTAATGAGAAGCTCGTGCCCGCTGCGCTCGAAATGCTGCACATCGCACTGGAAAAAGCCCCTGATGATGAAATCCGCGCCAATCTCGTCGATGATGCCTCGGGCCTCGTGGACCTGGATGATCCTCCGACCCTCGCCAAGCTCGATGAAGTGCTCAAACCCTGGCGCGCGCGCCAGGACATGCCTTCCACTCAAGATGCTCTGCGCCTGCATGACTTCACGATGAAGCTCCGCGTCGGCCAGGAGGTAGATCTCTTTGCCGCGCTGGCCACGCTGCAAACCCCGAACCGCCAGTCCTTCGCTCGTGCACGTCTGCTCACTGCACTCGTGGCGCGCGAGGACAAGGCTGGCCTCAAACGACTCATCAACATGATCGAGCCGGACGAACTCCTCGGCCGCGGCCTCATTGACGAGTCCATCCATGCCTATCGCCTCCTCGACATGAAAGATGAGCAGGAACTCGCCACCGACCAGATGCGCCAGATCATCGAAAGGGAGCTCATCGGTGCCTGGATGTCCCCTCACGGTGATAAGGCCACGGCGGTTGTTTATTTCGCCACCCAGTTGGAGGATCCCTCGCTCGTCCCGACGGAGTTCACCACCTACATCAGCTCACGCCTGCGCGATCCACATGAAAAATGGTTCTTCATCGCCAAGGATGCCTTCCTGCGCCGCGATTGGGAAAAATGTGCCCAGGCCGCGAAGGAAGGCATCAAAATCTTCTCCACCATTTACGACTACCACTACCTACTCGGCATGGCGGAGGCTGCACTCGGTCACAAAGACGCCGCCATCACCGCGCTCAGCACTTACGTGAAATTCGACCACAACACCCGCGAGGCCACCCTGGCAAACAAACGCCTCGCGGAACTGCGGAAGCCATGA
- a CDS encoding tyrosine--tRNA ligase, translated as MPTDLIADLEWRGLLKQASDLEAIHEALKTPQTFYCGFDPTADSLHIGNLLPLMALRRVQEHGHKAIAILGGGTGLIGDPSGKANERTLNTPETVAQYVEKIGVQVRSVLDPDKTIVVNNADWISSMSAVQLLRDIGKNFSVSVMLARDSVASRLENGISFTEFTYMILQAYDFVKLFDLHGCRFQIGGSDQWGNMVSGLDLIRRMRGEAAHVITFPLITTSSGKKFGKSEAGAIWMDRHKTSPYAFYQFWVNSEDPDVPRFLRYFTLLSQEEITAIEAEHAARPELRSGHKRLAAEVTKLVHGEAELQKVILASEALFGGADLATADVGTLIEATASAPSCEIDLAAIPSVPDLLVQLGLATSKGDANRLLKGGGFYINNKQVAADTPATLTAADFLDGKLCVLRKGKRNYATVRARE; from the coding sequence ATGCCCACAGACCTCATTGCCGATCTCGAATGGCGCGGCCTTTTGAAACAGGCCAGCGACCTCGAAGCCATCCACGAAGCGCTCAAAACGCCGCAGACCTTCTACTGCGGCTTTGATCCGACTGCGGACAGCCTCCACATCGGCAATCTGCTGCCGCTCATGGCGCTGCGCCGCGTGCAGGAGCACGGGCACAAGGCCATCGCCATCCTCGGCGGCGGCACGGGGCTCATCGGCGATCCCAGTGGCAAGGCAAATGAGCGCACGCTGAACACACCCGAGACCGTGGCCCAATACGTCGAAAAAATCGGCGTGCAGGTGCGCAGCGTGCTCGATCCAGACAAAACCATCGTCGTGAACAATGCGGACTGGATCAGCTCCATGAGCGCTGTGCAGCTCCTGCGGGACATTGGCAAAAATTTCTCCGTCTCTGTCATGCTCGCCCGCGATAGCGTGGCCTCGCGGCTGGAGAACGGCATCAGCTTCACGGAGTTCACCTACATGATTTTGCAGGCGTATGACTTTGTGAAGCTCTTTGACCTGCATGGTTGCCGTTTCCAGATTGGTGGCAGTGACCAGTGGGGGAACATGGTTTCCGGACTCGATCTCATCCGCCGCATGCGTGGCGAAGCGGCGCACGTCATCACCTTCCCGCTCATCACCACGAGCAGCGGCAAAAAATTTGGCAAATCCGAAGCCGGTGCCATCTGGATGGATCGTCACAAGACGAGTCCGTATGCCTTCTACCAGTTCTGGGTGAACAGCGAAGACCCGGACGTGCCTCGCTTCCTGCGCTACTTCACGCTGCTGTCACAGGAAGAGATCACCGCTATCGAGGCCGAGCACGCCGCGCGTCCCGAACTGCGCAGCGGCCACAAACGTCTCGCCGCAGAGGTCACGAAGCTCGTTCATGGCGAAGCGGAGCTGCAAAAGGTCATCCTCGCCTCCGAAGCCCTCTTCGGCGGAGCCGATCTGGCCACGGCTGATGTGGGCACGCTCATCGAGGCCACGGCCTCTGCTCCGAGCTGCGAAATCGATCTCGCTGCGATCCCAAGTGTGCCTGACCTGCTGGTGCAGCTAGGCCTCGCCACCTCCAAGGGCGATGCGAACCGCCTGCTCAAAGGCGGCGGCTTCTACATCAACAACAAGCAAGTCGCGGCAGACACCCCCGCTACGCTCACTGCGGCAGATTTCCTGGATGGAAAGCTCTGCGTGCTGCGCAAAGGCAAGCGCAACTACGCGACGGTGCGGGCACGGGAATGA
- a CDS encoding PSD1 domain-containing protein encodes MIRYAPILLLLATAAAAEEPLSFNRDIRPILSENCFACHGFDSKKREAELRLDTPEGAYTAKDGAFPIKPGDLAKSEVWQRIITTDEDDLMPPPKSHKKLTQKQKDMLKLWIEQGASYQKHWAFEKPAEKAGASIDSLLAERQLKDKLGFADEADRETLIRRVSFTLTGLPPTLAEVDAFLKGQSYEDMVDQYMKSPRFGEEMARHWLDVARYADTHGLHLDNERSTWAYRDWVVKAFNENLPFDQFTVWQIAGDQLPNATPDQITATGFSRCNVTTSEGGAIDEEYRHLYAVDRAATLTTAWLGLTGGCAQCHDHKYDPLTTAEFYSLYAFFYSGADPAMDKNISSTEPFLRLPTPEQQKALDAAITAENAALKALDDSAQKATYTEKKAAEAQTITQVLFDDVFAPGMETKNTTRNPSVWENKPAYGAKSGQRVLRIANGQFSEEILTPQLTPVVLAESPRISVWARVDPLSPPRVLCLNINGRRLMWGDAKAFEGLTYFQENAITVGELPKPGVWTQLSVDPAAVLGFKPGTRLNTISLQQVGGVVMWDRLEVSGKTTADKHALTSFTTWWKQVSGSKKNPSDVPAAELKTLMTAPDKVTDAKQREALLRFYLARVAQPVNEEIAQRRIAWETAKNLRAAADSAIPGTFVFRDEEKPRDTFIAMRGAYNKLGDKVEPTTPAAFHPLKKTGARATRLDLANWLVAPENPMTARVTVNRFWQQVFGIGLVKTSHDFGSQGEPPSHPELLDDLAVRFQKGGWNVKQLIKQLVMTKAFKQSSPVESNLLSLDPDNRLLARGPRIRLDAEQIRDNALFVSGLINLDMGGRGVRTYQPPNIWEPVGYGDSNTRYYLQDHGPALYRRSLYSFLKRTAPPPFMSNFDAPNREQSCTRRERSNTPMQALQLMNDVQHFEAARALAERVIAEAGQEDEKRLQWLFRTVLSRKPDAKETTMLTAALAKQRELYQKDPKAAEKAILVGESTPKKIAAPAETAAWTLIANLVLNLDETVTRN; translated from the coding sequence ATGATCCGTTACGCACCCATTTTGCTTTTGCTGGCCACCGCTGCGGCGGCAGAGGAGCCGCTCAGCTTCAACCGAGACATCCGCCCCATCCTCTCGGAGAACTGCTTTGCCTGCCACGGCTTTGATTCGAAGAAGCGGGAGGCCGAACTGCGGCTCGATACGCCGGAAGGTGCCTACACGGCCAAGGACGGCGCGTTTCCGATCAAGCCGGGCGATTTGGCGAAGAGCGAGGTCTGGCAGCGCATCATCACGACGGACGAAGACGACCTCATGCCGCCGCCGAAGTCGCACAAGAAGCTCACGCAGAAGCAGAAGGACATGCTGAAGCTCTGGATCGAGCAGGGGGCGTCGTATCAGAAGCACTGGGCCTTTGAAAAACCTGCCGAGAAGGCCGGAGCGAGCATCGACAGCCTGCTCGCCGAACGCCAATTGAAGGACAAGCTGGGCTTTGCGGATGAAGCGGATCGCGAGACGCTGATCCGCCGCGTGTCCTTCACACTCACCGGCCTGCCGCCGACGCTGGCGGAGGTGGATGCTTTCCTCAAAGGCCAGTCCTACGAGGACATGGTGGACCAGTACATGAAGTCGCCACGCTTCGGTGAGGAGATGGCGCGGCATTGGTTGGATGTGGCGCGTTATGCGGACACGCATGGCCTGCATCTCGACAACGAGCGCAGCACCTGGGCCTATCGCGACTGGGTGGTGAAGGCCTTCAATGAGAACCTGCCGTTTGATCAATTCACCGTGTGGCAGATCGCGGGCGATCAGCTCCCGAATGCCACGCCGGATCAAATCACCGCCACGGGCTTCTCACGCTGCAATGTGACGACGAGTGAAGGCGGCGCGATTGATGAGGAGTATCGCCATCTTTATGCCGTGGACCGCGCGGCAACGCTCACCACGGCCTGGCTCGGCCTCACCGGCGGTTGTGCGCAGTGTCACGATCACAAATACGATCCGCTGACCACAGCGGAGTTTTACTCGCTCTACGCCTTCTTTTACAGCGGTGCCGATCCAGCGATGGACAAGAACATCTCGTCCACAGAGCCCTTTTTGCGACTCCCAACTCCAGAGCAGCAAAAAGCGCTCGATGCGGCCATCACCGCCGAAAATGCCGCGCTGAAGGCTCTCGATGATTCGGCGCAAAAAGCCACCTACACCGAGAAAAAGGCCGCCGAGGCTCAAACCATCACGCAGGTGCTTTTCGACGACGTTTTCGCTCCCGGCATGGAAACGAAGAACACCACGCGAAACCCCAGCGTGTGGGAAAACAAGCCCGCCTATGGCGCAAAGTCCGGCCAGCGAGTGCTGCGGATCGCGAATGGGCAGTTCAGCGAGGAAATTCTCACGCCGCAACTCACGCCTGTGGTGCTCGCGGAATCGCCACGCATCAGCGTGTGGGCACGCGTTGATCCGCTGAGCCCGCCACGCGTGCTTTGTCTCAACATCAATGGCCGCCGACTCATGTGGGGCGATGCGAAAGCCTTTGAAGGGCTCACTTACTTCCAGGAAAACGCGATCACCGTCGGCGAGCTGCCAAAGCCCGGCGTGTGGACCCAGCTCAGCGTCGATCCGGCGGCCGTGCTCGGCTTCAAGCCCGGCACTCGCCTCAATACGATCAGCCTCCAGCAAGTCGGCGGTGTCGTGATGTGGGATCGCCTCGAAGTCAGTGGCAAGACCACCGCGGACAAGCATGCGCTGACCTCCTTCACGACTTGGTGGAAGCAGGTCAGCGGCTCCAAGAAGAATCCGTCCGATGTGCCCGCCGCCGAGCTGAAGACGCTCATGACCGCGCCGGACAAAGTCACCGATGCGAAGCAGCGCGAGGCCTTGCTGCGCTTTTACCTCGCCCGCGTCGCCCAGCCTGTGAACGAGGAGATCGCGCAGCGTCGCATCGCGTGGGAAACCGCGAAAAACCTCCGCGCAGCGGCTGACTCGGCGATTCCAGGCACCTTCGTCTTCCGCGATGAAGAAAAGCCGCGCGACACCTTCATCGCCATGCGCGGTGCCTACAACAAACTCGGCGACAAGGTCGAGCCCACCACGCCCGCCGCCTTTCATCCGCTCAAGAAAACCGGTGCTCGCGCCACGCGCCTCGATCTCGCGAACTGGCTCGTGGCTCCTGAAAACCCGATGACGGCCCGCGTGACGGTGAACCGCTTCTGGCAGCAGGTTTTCGGCATCGGTTTGGTCAAAACCAGCCACGACTTCGGCTCCCAGGGCGAACCTCCGAGCCATCCTGAGCTGCTTGATGATCTCGCGGTGCGTTTTCAAAAGGGCGGCTGGAATGTGAAGCAGCTCATCAAGCAACTCGTGATGACCAAAGCCTTCAAACAATCCTCGCCCGTCGAATCAAACCTCCTCAGCCTCGATCCTGACAACCGCTTGCTCGCTCGCGGCCCACGCATCCGTCTCGATGCCGAGCAAATCCGTGACAACGCGCTCTTCGTCAGCGGCCTCATCAACCTCGACATGGGCGGTCGCGGCGTGCGCACCTACCAGCCGCCAAACATTTGGGAACCCGTCGGTTACGGCGACAGCAACACGCGCTACTACCTCCAAGACCACGGCCCCGCGCTCTACCGCCGCAGCCTCTACAGCTTCCTCAAGCGCACCGCCCCGCCGCCCTTCATGAGCAACTTCGATGCGCCGAACCGCGAACAAAGCTGCACCCGTCGCGAACGCAGCAATACGCCGATGCAAGCCCTCCAGCTCATGAACGACGTCCAGCACTTCGAAGCCGCGAGAGCGCTCGCCGAGCGCGTGATCGCTGAAGCCGGTCAAGAAGATGAAAAACGCCTCCAATGGCTCTTCCGCACTGTTTTGAGCCGCAAACCGGACGCGAAGGAGACGACGATGCTCACCGCCGCGTTGGCGAAACAACGCGAGTTGTATCAAAAAGACCCCAAAGCCGCCGAGAAGGCGATTTTGGTCGGTGAATCGACTCCGAAGAAGATCGCCGCACCTGCTGAAACCGCCGCGTGGACCTTGATCGCCAATTTGGTCCTCAACCTCGATGAAACCGTCACGCGGAATTAG